A single Rhinolophus ferrumequinum isolate MPI-CBG mRhiFer1 chromosome 12, mRhiFer1_v1.p, whole genome shotgun sequence DNA region contains:
- the LOC117031550 gene encoding formin-like protein 18, translating to MAGPGEPGGGAGRAATPRSPSACEPAGARGGRGLAPHGSAVTAAARTAPAPATSHGGGGGGGGGCAAPARLLLLQLLPSGKGRAAAAPPPVPRLPPPAPSPSPAPSPGPPPPQRRARLPSDSPPPVQRRAGGGAAAAKTRPGPLARVGACAVPSPFSGGTEAERCLGARAPGAEAPEGRTGSQPLLGRVASGPGGTAEARGVARCPRWERSPKTLMTSYCSDGSFLSRGNVHNKPSLEKGFWISQSTTKIDISSTFEELTFPK from the exons ATGGCGGGGCCGGGGGAGCCCGGAGGCGGCGCCGGGCGCGCAGCTACGCCCCGGAGCCCCTCGGCATGCGAGCCGGCGGGCGCCCGGGGAGGGCGCGGCCTGGCCCCGCACGGCTCGGCGGTGACGGCGGCGGCTCGGACGGCGCCGG CGCCGGCCACATCccacggcggcggcggcggcggcggcggcggctgcgcgGCTCCTGCTCGGctcctgctgctgcagctgctcccCAGCGGAAaggggcgggcggcggcggcgcctcCCCCTGTCCcccgcctcccgcctcccgcGCCCAGTCCCTCTCCCGCTCCCTCTCCCGGGCCGCCGCCTCCTCAGCGCCGCGCGCGTCTCCCATCAGACTCCCCGCCCCCAGTGCAGCGCCGCGCGGGCGGCGGGGCGGCGGCGGCCAAAACGAGGCCGGGCCCTTTGGCGCGCGTCGGAGCCTGCGCGGTGCCGAGCCCATTTAGCGGTGGCACCGAAGCCGAGCGCTGCCTCGGGGCGAGGGCGCCGGGGGCTGAGGCTCCTGAGGGCCGGACAGGCTCGCAGCCGTTATTGGGCCGGGTTGCTTCCGGACCGGGAGGCACGGCCGAGGCGCGCGGAGTTGCTCGCTGTCCCCGCTGGGAGCGCAGCCCAAAGACCCTAATGACTTCTTACTGTTCCGACGGCAGCTTTCTATCCAGAGGAAACGTACACAATAAACCTTCCCTGGAGAAGGG